The window AAAATCACTAAGGCCCATGCCTGGCGCTTAAAACACTAAACAACCTCCCGAATGGCACTAAAGCGCTAAATGATTGAAACACGAGAACGGCATGAAATTAATGCTTTTTCTAGTGTTTCTATTAATTTAGCGAGGTCCGTGCATTTGGGAGGTTGTTTGGTGTTTTGACGTGAAAGCATCTACTTTAGTGTGGTTCGTGCCCTTACGTGGGACTAAAAAGTCTTTCGTGTTTTCGTGTTGAAAAACCGGACAAATCAGCGAACCACACGAACAAAGGACGAACGATTACATAACAAACACGGAACTACTGGCCTTTGTGGTGAAAATAGTGCCTCCGTACACTCTGAGACTTAAAAGGGCATATTCGACACAGCATTTATTAACAATATATCCTCAATCGATATTCCTGTATTTTTATTAACCCTTTACAGTAGGTAAGGGGTTTTTCTCTCCAGGGCGTGTTGGAATCGTCGGGGGCGGTAAACTCTTCCTTTGCGGTGCCGGTGTCGGCAATGAGGAAGATTGTATGGTCACCGGATGGCATTCCGGGACTGTAGTGACCATCGGGGCCGCCGTGGGGTCTGTTGAGGTTACCCCGGCCAAATCAAATGAAGTATCGTTTATCGATGCAGAGTCACTTTTTATGGCTGGTATAATGGAAGTATTATCAGTACTCTCATGAACATTGGTTTCTACACATGCATTATTGTCCGCCCTGGTAATCAACATTGACTGACAAATAATAATGGATAATATAATAATAAAAACTATACTTATGGTTACCACTATAGCATTCTTCATATGTCCCCCATTTTTATTAATAATTACTCTATCGCCTGAATATAAATAACTTGAGCAAATTACGTCTTATTGAAAAGCGTTCCTACGACTAATTGAATTAAACGGCAATTATATGCAACTAAACATATTAATTAACCAGTATTTCGAATGATGTACGGAACCCATAAAATATGTAAAATAATTCAACATTTAATTTCATGACGAAAATATTCGGCCGTATTTATATTCTTTTGGCCAATAAAACGGCATAAACCGGCTTGAAGATACATTCCGAAAAAGTATATACGTTTAAGCCCTAACAATCTGTTGCCATGGTCGGCTTCGACGAGATCATCTTCATCGCAATCATTGCCCTCTTATTATTCGGCCCGGATAAGCTTCCCGAGTACATCCGTGAGCTGGGCCGCTTTTACGCCGAGTTTAAAAAAGCCCAGAGGGACCTGGAAGAAGAGTTCAACAGGGCGGCGAACGCTCAACCGTCGGCCCCGAAGCCGCCTTCGACGACGGTGCTGGGCATCGCCCGCAGGATGAACATCCCGACGGAAGGCAAGACGGAAGACCAATTATTGAAAGAGATCGAGCTCGCCGTCTCTGTCGAAACTGGAAAGGTATAAATCGTATCAAGCCCTCTTTTTGTGTATGCCCGCGTTCGTCACTTTGAAGGGTACGAAGGCAAAAATACCCTACAAAAAATTATTGAAGGCAAAGCCGAAGAGGAGCGAGGACGTCGAGTGGGAGGGCAACGGCTCTGATTCGCTCATGATTTACGCAAAATATAAAAAGAATCGCCTGACGCAGTTTCTCAACCGCTTTATAGACATACCCGATGAGCGAAGCTTCCGGTTCAACCCGCTGGGCGCTATCGTCTGGGAACTATGTGACGGCACGCACTCCGTGGAGGATATCAAGGGCATCATCATGAAACGCAGTAAAGGCGATGAGAAGGAGATCGAGAAGCGTCTCATCAAATTCCTTAACCGGCTTTCGGCTAACGATCTAATTACCTTAGAAGTCTGAGCTTATTTTCTATAGCGTGCGATGACGGCCATATGGCCGTGGTGAAGGGGCTCCAATGAAGCCTTTTCTAAGATCTCGAAATCTTTTTCAAGGGTTCGAAGCTCATCCCGGAATATGTCGCCGACATTCTCTGTCGAGCTGACGCTCTTCGCCTTGATGGCCAAAATAAGGAAACCGCCGCCTTTCAGGTATTTTTCAGCGTTCACGTTAGCGATGGCGGCCTGTTTCGGCTGTGCCACGTCCTGGTATATGACATCCACTTTATCCATGAATGGCGGGTATTTATCCGGCTGCCTGGCGTCGGCGATGACCGGCATGACGTTGAACCGGCCTTCGACGGCCTTTAACAGGTCTCTGGCCGGCCGTGGGGCGAACTCCACCGCGAAGACGACGCCATCGCTGACGATATCGGCCACGTGAGTGGCCGTCGTGCCGCTGGCGGCCCCGAGATAGAGGACGCTTGATCCCATATTAAGAGGAATTTTCATGCCTTTTACGATCATCGATGCCAGCTTACTGGTGGACGGGCTCCACAGCCTGTAAACCTTTTCTTCGAAAATCAGCGAATCGGCATCGGGATGATCTGTAAGCGTAGCGAGCATTTCCCGGCCATCCGTCTTTACATAGAATACGTTATCGATGCCCGCCGGCCGCAGACTGCTTATATCGCTCAAGGCTTCTTTCCTCCCCTAGACCGGCTTTTAATCATGGAGGCTTTTGCCTTCAGGTCGCCGAAATCCACTCTCTCGCCCGAATAATAGTCGACGCGCGCGGCGATGGCCGTCTTGCCCGCGAGCATGCGGGCGATTTTGCCCCGGGCCTTCTTCGGGGCGCCGCTGATGAGCGGATGCTTGTATATCAGGCCATGCTTGGGCGATGGCGTGCCTAGCCGGAGATGCTTGAAGAGCGCTTCACCGGCTCCCATGACCTGTATGCTGCCGGCCGGCATTCGGGCGAGCTTTTCCAGGCTCCCCGCCTGTGATATGAGTCTGGCTCCCAGCGTGGGGCCCATCACCGTGGACAGGTTCGGGGCGAGTTCCAGCATGGTCTTATCAATATAATCCTCAAGGGCTCTCTTCTGCCAGAACAGCGTTCTTGCCGTCTGTGCTACTCCCTGGATAGCGTTGAGATCATCGTCATTTATTGCCGCGACCATCTCTGGCAGTCTTCTTTCGCTCGACTCTTCTAATATATGCTCGATAAGCTCGACGGGACGCAAACGTTTTTCGGGATTGTGGATCCCGTACCATTCGGCGAGGCGCTCGGAAATAATATTGAAAGCTTCGTTGAGGTCATCCAGCGACCGGGCGGCCTGCACCAGGTCCATATCTTTACTTGCCAGGCTTTCGGCAATCTTTTCGCGGGCAAGCCGCATGGCTTCGCCATGAAGCTGCCGCAGATCATCTACCCGGGCCAAACGAAATCAGCTCCATTACTATGGGCTTTTACTTTCTTTACCATGAAATCGGGCAAGGCTCCTCCGGTGATTTAGACACTGCCGTTATCATACATATTATTTGCTTAAGCGCGCATATATCAGACAGACTATGGATTTATTATCCGTGATATTTGACGATGCGCTATCGGGAAGGATTACGCCGGGTGCGGCTTGTGCCAGGTTCGACGAAGCCGTAGTACGGCATTATGGTGACTTATCGCGGGATGCGGGAGTCATCTATACGCCTAAAGCGGTCGCCCGGTACATATGCAGGAAGGCGATCGGGTCGTACCTTGCGCGAGGGAACTCATTAGATCATATCCGCGTCTTCGATAGTTCCTGCGGGACCGGAATTTTCCTTGAAGCGGCCATGGAGGAGCTTTATCGGTTGAGGGTCGAGGCGTTCGTCGATGCCGGGAAAAGCATGCCGCCCGAATATGTGCTTAAAAAGGCGATCGTGGAGCATAACCTGTATGGCATGGACGTCGACCGGTATTCCATCGATGCCGCCTCGCTGCGCCTGCGCCTGCTGCTCTCCGTCATAAATGGTATAGGGCCAGCCAGGCTCAACCTCGCCTGCGATAACGCGTTATTTGCTCCCCGCATCGGTGAATTCGACGTCATTGTCGGCAACCCGCCCTATATACGCGTGAAAAGCATGAGCGCAGAACAAAAAAAGAGCATACCGGCAGAGGTAAAGGCCAGCGGCCTCTTTCATTTCCAGAAGGGCAATCTTAACCTGTATAAATTATTCATCGAGAGGAACCTCGGTTTCTTAAAAGACGGGGGCAGCATGGGGCTCATTATCCCATCGTCCTTCCTGAACGAGTCGAGCTCGGAAATGCTGAGAAAACACCTGTTCGATACGTGCAGCCTCGAAGAGGTCGTCGAGATCCCGGAGCGCTCGCGTATTTTTCCACGGGTGAATCAGGCGACGGCCATCGTCGTGCTCAATAAGTCCCGGGCAAATAACGGCCATCTCCGGCTGAGGATGGGCGTGGACAGCGAAAGCCTCGACAATGGCGATGGCTCGATATCGGTCGGCTATGCAGAGCTGGCCGGCGTCTCCGACGGCCGGATGGAGGTGCCGCTTCTAAGCGACCCATCGCTCGAGTGGGATATGATAGGGCGGCTAAAAGATATTCCGCCTTTAAAAGGCTGTAATGACGTAACCCCTGTAGGCGAAATATCCGTCGGGAACGTGGACGAGACTTTTGATAAGGAATATATTTCGGAAGCGCCGACGGGCGATATTTTTGTTAAGGGCATACACCTACGGGAATATTTCGTCGACCTTTCCCCTGAGGGCCCTCAGCCAAGGTGGGTGAAGAAGCGGGAGTTCTTACGAAAGCGGCCCCTGGCGGCAAATACGATAGAGCACTGGCGCATCATCGGCCGCAACACCCAGAATAAGGCCTGTGCCCGCAGGCTCAAGTTCGCGATGCTGCCGCCAGGCTACCTGTGTAGTAACTCCATAAAGCAGATCATAGTGACCGATAAGGGCATCGATCCCTTCTATTTAATGGCGCTCCTCAACTCGTCGACCTTGAACTGGTACTTCGAGCTCTTCTGCTCCCAGAATAACATCCGCAATTACCGCATCGAGGCACTGCCCATCGTCCGGGCGTCACCCGAAGTCCAGGCGGCTTTTTCACGGGTCGCCCGATTAATTATAAATTCAAGGGGCGAGACAAGGGAATTTCTGGATAAAAAATTAATGGACTCCATGGCCTACGAGCTTTATCTTAAAGATACGAAGGCCGGCCTTATCGGGGCAGTCACTGCCATGCACGATCCGGAAAAGCTGATATCGGATTCCAACATCCGTCGAATGGTCTATGCGATGCGGGACGAAAAAGAATTTCAGGTCATCCAGAGGGCTGCTTACCGTCTATAGCATGCGCATGATATCGGCCTCGTTATTTTCCACGAAGGGCTCAGACATCTCCTTATAGCGGGCGAGATCGCCCGGCTTTCTCACTCTAGTCGACATAAGGCGCTCGATGTAAAGCCGATCGGATAATAAGGCCCGGAGGTCCTCCACACGGTTAGCTTTTGCCAGATGTTCCGGCAGGAATGCAAGCATATATAATGACATCGAATTAACTCCGGCCCTGTACTCGCGCATCCCATACTCGGCCAGGCGAGCGTGGCCCTTATTGGGGCTTACGAAATATTGGCCGGCCCGGTCTGAAAATACGAGCCAGTCGACGAGGGACTTATGGAAGGGACGGATGCGCCCTTCGGAGAGAGGAAAAAGCGAGCCCATCGCATCGCTAAGGGCGTGTACCTCGAGCTCATCCTTTCCCAGCACACCTGCGGCCACATCGATTGGAAGTGGCGCGATCGCGGCGGCTACGAGCTCCAGTAAGGGCCGGTATCTGGCCTTATACTCCTCGAAGGAGGGGAACTGGCGGCCGAAGAACCCTGCATATGCGCCGCCCAGTCCCCGGGGGAACTCATCGAGCCGGTCGAGCGAGAGCCGTCCCTGTGATATTTCACGGCAAACGACGTCCACGTAGAGCATATTCCCCTCGCTCTTCGCGACTATGGCCTCGACAGCCTCATCCACGAGCATCGATGGGCAGGAAAATTTCGTACAGAGCTCGCTGTGCACAAAAGTACGTAAGTCTCTCTCGTTATCCGGTGAAGCGATATCCAGCATGAAGGGCTCGATACCCTTAAGCATTGCCAGGATGGGAGGATCGGGCCGGCTCGTGATGAAGAGGCGCAGCCACCGGGGCGTCTTTAAAAATAAGGACGATATCAGCCGGGCGATCTCATTATTCACCTGGCCCGCCTGGTCAATGGAGTCGATGACGATGAGCATCGGCCGTGTGCTCTTTGGCTTTATATGGGATAGCGGCTCTACGATGAGCCGCTCGAATAATTGTTCATTATCCGAGCCGGAAACGATGCTTTCCAGGGGAAGAGCATTGAGATACACCTGGTACTCCGGTATCTGCGTGCTCATCTGGTAAGCGATGGACGTTATGAAGCGCCGTACGTCCGACAGCTGGGCGTTATCGTACTTACACAGGTGGAAAGCGATTACTTCAGGGCGGAAATAGCAGAGGTACGCGGCGATGGCACTCTTACCGCTGCCGGGGAGGCCGGTCATCCAAAGGATCCGCTGCGAGTTATTCTCGTCGAGCCAGCGGTCGATCAGATTAAAAATCCATTGGCGCCCGACAAATTTGACTATAAGCTGGCCGATATCCGCCTCGAAGGGCAACGGCTCGAGGACATGGATGAGCCGCGACTGGATGCCCTCATGATCAAGGTTCCCGGTCTCCAGCGCGTCGAAGAGCTGCCCGAGCTTCGTCCGGTACTTTTCATGTCTTTGCTCCACGGGCATGCAATCCCGCATGTCCAGCCACTGGGTCCGGCAGATACTCAGCGGCGGCTCACAGAGCGAGACCATAATGGGGATCACGCGTAAATTCTTCTTCCGGGCCCGGGCGAGCTCGTTCAGGCAGGAGCCGTCCGGCCGCCGGACCGAATGGGGCGTCATGAGCAGGATATAGCCGCCTTCATCGGGGATAGCCGAGGCCCACGATAGCCCTTCTTCGACCAGGGTTTCATGGTCTTGAATTTCCTCCTTCTCGGACCATACGGCAAAGCCCCTGGCCTCCAGGTCCGCCTTAAGCCGCATGGCTAAGGCTTTCTGCTCGCCGGTACCATGCCCGATATAGAGTCTTTTTGGCTTTTTAAAATTCGAGGGCGACGGCATAGCAGTTGCTTTTTCCTTAAGGGTCTTATCATCGTTACCGCTATATTCCTCTATCTCCTTCTTCTCCAGGGCATCGATCAACTCGGATAATTTGTCCCGGTACTTCTCCCCGCCCGATATGCAGTCCCGCATGTCCAGCCATCGAAGATTATGGATGGAGGCCGGCGGTTCGGCATAGAGGACCATGACGGGTATGATGTGAAGGCGACGCTGCAGGGCCCGGGCGAGCTCGTTCAGGCAATAGCCGTCGGGCTTGCGCACCGAGTGGGGCGTCATGAGGAGCACGAACCGACCCTCGCCCCGGAATTCGGACGCCCATTCCAGGCCATCCTCGATGTAGCGCTCCCAGTCGCCGCCCCCTTTGATGCGCTCGAGGTCGAACCAGGCCGCATAGCCCCGCTCCTCCAGGTCCTTTTTGAGCTGGAGAGCGAATGACGCATAACCATCGTGGCCATAGCTGATAAAAACACGTCTCCGGGGAGCGGCCATGCGGACCGTGAACTGGTGGGCGCAGTCCTCGCATATGTGCAGCTGCCGCTTTTTACTGAACAGGATATTTTCCGAGCCGCATTCCGGGCACTTGATACCTGTTTCCATTACACACCATACGATGAGTCTTGTTAGCTCTTTCTATAGACATTTATATGCACTCTATTATTAATTTATCCGAGGCTCTTTTTCGCCACTCAAATATTCTTATCCTGTTTTTGCCTTTTAACGAACTGCATAATTAACCCAGGAGCTTGGGCAGCTTTTTTACCCTCCCCACCATCGTGAACGACAGTGGTGCCGGCTGTTGTCTCCTCGATGGACCTGTGCAGATGCGCCAATTTTTTCGCCAGGGCATGGATGCCACAATTCC of the Methanocella sp. genome contains:
- a CDS encoding twin-arginine translocase TatA/TatE family subunit, translating into MVGFDEIIFIAIIALLLFGPDKLPEYIRELGRFYAEFKKAQRDLEEEFNRAANAQPSAPKPPSTTVLGIARRMNIPTEGKTEDQLLKEIELAVSVETGKV
- a CDS encoding PqqD family protein encodes the protein MPAFVTLKGTKAKIPYKKLLKAKPKRSEDVEWEGNGSDSLMIYAKYKKNRLTQFLNRFIDIPDERSFRFNPLGAIVWELCDGTHSVEDIKGIIMKRSKGDEKEIEKRLIKFLNRLSANDLITLEV
- a CDS encoding fibrillarin-like rRNA/tRNA 2'-O-methyltransferase; translation: MSDISSLRPAGIDNVFYVKTDGREMLATLTDHPDADSLIFEEKVYRLWSPSTSKLASMIVKGMKIPLNMGSSVLYLGAASGTTATHVADIVSDGVVFAVEFAPRPARDLLKAVEGRFNVMPVIADARQPDKYPPFMDKVDVIYQDVAQPKQAAIANVNAEKYLKGGGFLILAIKAKSVSSTENVGDIFRDELRTLEKDFEILEKASLEPLHHGHMAVIARYRK
- a CDS encoding NOP5/NOP56 family protein, giving the protein MARVDDLRQLHGEAMRLAREKIAESLASKDMDLVQAARSLDDLNEAFNIISERLAEWYGIHNPEKRLRPVELIEHILEESSERRLPEMVAAINDDDLNAIQGVAQTARTLFWQKRALEDYIDKTMLELAPNLSTVMGPTLGARLISQAGSLEKLARMPAGSIQVMGAGEALFKHLRLGTPSPKHGLIYKHPLISGAPKKARGKIARMLAGKTAIAARVDYYSGERVDFGDLKAKASMIKSRSRGGKKP
- a CDS encoding Eco57I restriction-modification methylase domain-containing protein produces the protein MIFDDALSGRITPGAACARFDEAVVRHYGDLSRDAGVIYTPKAVARYICRKAIGSYLARGNSLDHIRVFDSSCGTGIFLEAAMEELYRLRVEAFVDAGKSMPPEYVLKKAIVEHNLYGMDVDRYSIDAASLRLRLLLSVINGIGPARLNLACDNALFAPRIGEFDVIVGNPPYIRVKSMSAEQKKSIPAEVKASGLFHFQKGNLNLYKLFIERNLGFLKDGGSMGLIIPSSFLNESSSEMLRKHLFDTCSLEEVVEIPERSRIFPRVNQATAIVVLNKSRANNGHLRLRMGVDSESLDNGDGSISVGYAELAGVSDGRMEVPLLSDPSLEWDMIGRLKDIPPLKGCNDVTPVGEISVGNVDETFDKEYISEAPTGDIFVKGIHLREYFVDLSPEGPQPRWVKKREFLRKRPLAANTIEHWRIIGRNTQNKACARRLKFAMLPPGYLCSNSIKQIIVTDKGIDPFYLMALLNSSTLNWYFELFCSQNNIRNYRIEALPIVRASPEVQAAFSRVARLIINSRGETREFLDKKLMDSMAYELYLKDTKAGLIGAVTAMHDPEKLISDSNIRRMVYAMRDEKEFQVIQRAAYRL
- a CDS encoding TIR domain-containing protein, with translation METGIKCPECGSENILFSKKRQLHICEDCAHQFTVRMAAPRRRVFISYGHDGYASFALQLKKDLEERGYAAWFDLERIKGGGDWERYIEDGLEWASEFRGEGRFVLLMTPHSVRKPDGYCLNELARALQRRLHIIPVMVLYAEPPASIHNLRWLDMRDCISGGEKYRDKLSELIDALEKKEIEEYSGNDDKTLKEKATAMPSPSNFKKPKRLYIGHGTGEQKALAMRLKADLEARGFAVWSEKEEIQDHETLVEEGLSWASAIPDEGGYILLMTPHSVRRPDGSCLNELARARKKNLRVIPIMVSLCEPPLSICRTQWLDMRDCMPVEQRHEKYRTKLGQLFDALETGNLDHEGIQSRLIHVLEPLPFEADIGQLIVKFVGRQWIFNLIDRWLDENNSQRILWMTGLPGSGKSAIAAYLCYFRPEVIAFHLCKYDNAQLSDVRRFITSIAYQMSTQIPEYQVYLNALPLESIVSGSDNEQLFERLIVEPLSHIKPKSTRPMLIVIDSIDQAGQVNNEIARLISSLFLKTPRWLRLFITSRPDPPILAMLKGIEPFMLDIASPDNERDLRTFVHSELCTKFSCPSMLVDEAVEAIVAKSEGNMLYVDVVCREISQGRLSLDRLDEFPRGLGGAYAGFFGRQFPSFEEYKARYRPLLELVAAAIAPLPIDVAAGVLGKDELEVHALSDAMGSLFPLSEGRIRPFHKSLVDWLVFSDRAGQYFVSPNKGHARLAEYGMREYRAGVNSMSLYMLAFLPEHLAKANRVEDLRALLSDRLYIERLMSTRVRKPGDLARYKEMSEPFVENNEADIMRML